GTGTCCAACTCTAAATACTAAGATTGTTTAAGTATATGAGTTTTGCGCATAATTTAGAATGAATATCTGACTCATATAACTTTTatgtgtaaaaaaattattaggttttaagtttaattagtGGGGATTAATTATGAGAGCTGAGCGTGTAGATTGGAATTTTGGATCACAATTATGTGAAtaagacaaaataataataataaaaaatagggaAGAAGTGGTTTAGGGTTCTAAGTATTtctatatatagatatataaatacGATATAATGGGGAACTGAGTTTCGAGGGAAGAAAGTGTGGTTGAGCATAAATGCCCAAGAATGTTTTATAATTAGAAATGCCAGGAGAAACAAACAAAACCTATTGGTTACTTGtgtaatataattatatatgtgtacatatgtatatatagaaaCATGATTCATGAGGTTgctttaatcattttcttcccCAATTATCTGTGTTTTACTGCTCTCTAATGATTATTACTAtccaataaagaaaaatgacatCTTAAACCGCCCCACCAGTGTTGGTTTGCCAAAAAAACAATCCAACAACAATATTGGCTTTCTGATCACCAAATAGCAGTgctggaatttttttttaacgaGTGGATGACACAAATCCCCACCAAAGCAAATGGTTATGAAACAAACGGGGTCTTAATGAAGTGGGGGCAAGGGGTGTTTTCAGATACATATGAATTTGGTTTATAGGCGAGATAGATCACAAATATTATATTGATACAAAGAAATAGATATGGTTCGTGGAAAACCATTAGTGGCATGAAGGAGTTAAGTTCGCATGGTGTTCATAGAGTGACTTTGGAGTATTGagagaattttagaaaaataataataagtggAGTGTGCATGCCTTTCTAGATTATTAGAAGATATGTACGTAATTATGCACGTTTTATAGAATAAGTGTCTTATATGTGTAATATGTTTGTTAAGTTACGATGAATCTTTTTATGCGTGATTTGTcaagttatataaaattttattttttataaagagTTAATGTGACTGGACAAGGTCTACATATTAATCATATGAGAGGCAAATATCAATAAGCGAAATGTTtataaaaggtaaattttttaattaaaataaattgacttGACGAAAATTTTCAAGGTAAAATAGggatatttatttatgttggaATGTACATAAAAGTACCCTTAGCCCACCATAAGAGAGATGATTGGATGTGGGTCCATAAATGTTAAGAATTATGGCAAAGTCAATTGCCAAAACTTTCTTTCCCTAGATGGCCAACCAAAACCAAGGTAACTAACCATGGCCTACAAACCAGATGTTCATATAGGTTTGGGGGTTGAATTCTGGTATGTTGTTCGCATAAGCATATAGATTAGATGCAGGACTAGGTATGTATAGGAAGTAGAAGCCACAACCTATAAGGCTATGCCCACATGACATCTTACtctcagaaaagaaaaaacttgaCATGTTCAACTAGTCTATACATATTTGGTCAAAAAACCTACCCTAAGGAGGCTAGAACTATCAGATTTTGAAGTTGTTATAAAATTCGCCATAATCTTTTGGACATTCAACTCAAATTGTAGACAAACACCTGTGTTTGTAAGAAAAAATTATCTCATTTATCGActgtaattattaaattttacaagtaAAATTAACAAAGTGGAACATAGATATTAGTCCAATGATACATCCGCTATATAGatgaaaagtataaattttatataaaattatatatttttcttttaaatgaatgctaatttaaaaaaaaatttaaatggctgattgattttattgtatttttaaaagttaagtgAGTAGTTTATGGGGACTGAGTAGTTTTTTAGATCCGAattttttaaaggttggaattaatgaatgtaaaagtaaaaaaagaagaaggtaaaagttgattaattactgttttgttttccattttcttgatttatattaacttttaaagAGATATTAGTAATGTCAGTTAAGACCATAAATTTAATcagaatttaatattaatataaatagtaaaaacttctggcagaaaaagaaaaaaaaatgataaccTCTTAATCCACTAATGAAGTAAAAAATTCCAGTATTTACTATCTACTTTCCCTTTTCTGGGCTAGTGTTTGAACCTAGAAACTAGAAACTAGAAACTTCTTTGGGTTATCTTCATATTAGATTGAAGCCCAATGTTAGGTTTATGTAGTTCAGGTTTAGACGTAGAACCCTGTCGGTCCAAATCTATTTTCCAAAGCCGAAACctgaaaattaaatatgaagttGCTTCTAGGGActagaattaaatatattgacTAAAAATGGCTTCTAGATTCTAACCTCTACCTTCCAGCTCCGATAAACAAGGGCGGTGCACGTGGTTGGGAAAGATTTATTAGAgcatattataataatattttcgaATTTCTAAGCAAACAATTCTTCAAGGCAAATCATAACTGTGGCCTATTAAATTTAGCTTCCAAACTTTGAGGCGATGATTGTTACTTGAGCCCAATgataatattatgtttaaaggCATGATACagaaatatataattagtaGTATATAATAAACACCACAATGACAAAAGACGTACAAACAAGACAGATATAATTAACACCAAAATTTTAGTATCTAGATTTTGTTCTTCTTACTATATTTACGTTaacaaagtaaagaaaaaaatctgaGATAAAACACACATATTAACCAgatctattttcacatgaaatcTTCCTTTAAATGTACTAAAAGTCACGAAATTCAAATATGGTGGTTCCTATATCATCTAATAATATCTCCCAACAATTTATCATAAATGGGTGGCACTGATGGGCAGTTAATGAGCTACCGTCCTAGTTCCAGTCTAAAAGACAATGGCGTATATGTAGGCAGAGGAGAAAACGGAAAAAAACTCTAAACAATCATTGCTCACCTCAGCGCCTCCCAACAGTCTACATTGTAGCCATAGCATTGACACTACTAATTGAAAGGCTAAAACCAAAGTTGAATACGAAATTATCTGAAAGGAACGCATACTAAACCCTCATAAATTGGGTAGTTGTTAGTTTAGTAAATCTCATAAAAAgtccaaaaagaaattaaaacagaTTACTGTCACAAAAATTAAAGGCCATAACCAAGTGACGAATGGCCCAGTCAGTTATGTTTGGCAAATGAATTTGAATACACGCACCACCACCCTCAAACCTCATCCACCTAAGCCCATGTCATAAACTGCATTTAAGTGAACCAGTGGCAGTTGGAGCCATTATGTTGGTTGAAAAATATTGTTGACAGTGTTATTCAGCAGTACTTGTCCAAAGGCTCCTACTACATTTCTCATTATAAATGTGGAGAATTCTTGCTCTACTTTCCATTCCATGCAACACTAGCTTTTAGATTCCCTTTCCATTGCActgctctttctttctttagaaTTAGTCACTCCTGTTCTAGATGAAGGTTCTCTCCCCAATTCTTGCTTGCCTAGCGGTAAGTTTTTCGATTTCATGTGATTATTCGTTGTTGAATGCAAAGAACTATGAGGGTTTTTTTTACCTCAACTTTTCTTGTTTGCTATTTGTTGTTGCAGCTTGCTGTGGTGGCAAGTCATGCTGCTCTCTCACCCGAGCAATATTGGAGCTATAAGCTGCCAAATACTCCAATGCCAAAGGCTGTCAAAGAAATTCTACATCCAGGTGAGTGTTTAATATCCCAAGaattccccttttttttttttttttttgaatcgtGTTTACTCACCGACAAAACAGGACTACTGTGATATAAGCTCTTAACTTGAGATGGTCAGGAAAGTGAGGACTGTAGAATACCAGACCCTGGTTTCCCATAGAATTGAATTGAGCCTAATACAACAAACAATCATGTAATCATGGAACCAGGGAAATAATCAGATATGAGGTGCTTAACATAGTTCTGTTCCTGCATTTTATTGAAAGAGAAAGAGCAGGATACGTTCTGTTTAGCAAGATATTTCAGAAAACATAGGAATAGGATGTGTTCTGCACATATTGACTTGCTATGAAAAAATTTGTTGGAATCATGCATTCATCAGCATGTATCTGAGCTCTCTAGCCCATTTCGGTGTATTTGCAGAACTGATGGAGGAGAAACGTACCTCTGTAAATGTAGGAGGTGGTGGTGTAAACGTCAATACAGGAAAAGGGAAGCCAGGGGGTGGCACTCATGTGAACGTTGGGCGCAAAGGAGTTGGAGTGAACACAGGAAAGCCAGGGGGTGGCACTCATGTGAACGTTGGGCGCAAAGGAGTTGGAGTGAACACAGGAAAGCCAGGGGGTGGCACTCATGTGAATGTTGGAGGCAAAGGAGTTGGGGTGAACACTGGAAAGCCAGGAGGTGGCACCCATGTGAACGTTGGAGGCAAAGGTGGAGGAGTATCTGTACACACCGGACACAAGGGAAAGccagtaaatgttaatgtgagtCCGTTTGTTTACAACTATGCAGCCAGTGAAACTCAAATCCATGAAGACCCGAATGTGGCTCTTTTCTTTCTGGAAAAGGATATGCACCCCGGGGCAACAATGAGCCTGCATTTCACTGAAAATACAGAGAAATCAGCTTTCTTACCTTATCAAACTGCCCAAAAAATACCGTTTTCATCTGACAAGTTGCCAGAAATTTTCAACAAGTTTTCAGTGAAACCTGGATCACTGAAGGCAGAGATGATGAAGAACACAATTAAGGAGTGCGAACAGCCAGCGATTGAAGGAGAGGAAAAATATTGTGCAACCTCACTGGAGTCAATGATTGACTATAGCATTTCCAAACTAGGGAAAGTTGATCAGGCAGTCTCAACAGAAGTGGAAAAACAAACCCCAACGCAGCAGTATACAATAACAGCTGGAGTGCAGAAGATGACAAATGGCAAAGCTGTAGTGTGCCACAAACAGAATTATGCATATGCTGTCTTCTATTGTCATAAATCAGAAACAACAAGGGCTTACATGGTTCCTTTAGAGGGTGCTGACGGAACAAAAGCCAAAGCAGTAGCAGTCTGCCACACAGATACATCAGCATGGAACCCAAAGCATTTGGCTTTTCAAGTCCTAAAAGTTGAGCCAGGAACCATTCCTGTCTGCCATTTCCTTCCTCGGGATCACATTGTTTGGGTCCCTAAGTAAAAGTCCTGAAGAGTAGATTCATACACTATAGTTTCTTCACAGTGTGCATTAAAACAGCTTAAAGCAATATCCAGTTTGTTCTATAATAATATACCCACAAGTTTAGTCATGTAAAATCTATCCATGAATCATGTTCTTAGTAatggataaaatgatattacttTCTGTATCACAAGGGTTTGGTGATAAATGTATTAGTATTTTAAGTAACTTTTCAGACATCGTATTCCAAGTAACTTTGCGGACATTATGTTTCTCCATTAGATTACTAATTCTCTTTCATCTCAGATTAGCCATCTCCACAGGAAAATTCTCTGAAGGTAAACTATCATGTTCATCACTCGATTGCAATCTGAGAAGAAATTGTTTTTCCTATGTCCCAACAGCAGAAAAATTTTGGACCAATTTACATGATACATATGAGAATTTTCTAAACAGAGTGTCATGTCATGTATCTCGAAGGATGCTAACTTAATATAGTAAGACCAGCATTAAAATCTTTTCAGATATGAGTAGGTTCCAAAGTACACAAATTTGAGAACCTGTACGGAACAAACCATTGTGTGCACTGTGCAGCTCTTCGTGTCTGATTCCTCCACCACTGTGATGAGCAGCTGCAGCATCCTCAGTGGCTAACCTCAGGCCCTTGAAAGACTTATTCAACAGATTATGGTGATAagtcaaataattataaatgacGTCGGCTCCACGGATCCTTTTATTCCTGCAATGCGGATAAATGCCCAAGAATGTTTTATAATTAGAAATGCCTGGAGAAACAAACAAAACCTATTGGTTAGTTGtgtaatataattatatacgtgtatatgtatatatagaaaCATGATTCATGAGGTTgctttaatcattttcttcccCAATAATCTGAGTTTTACTGCTCTCTAATGATTATTACTAtccaataaagaaaaatgacatCTTAAACCCAATGTTGGTTTGCCAAAAAAACAATCCAACAACAATATTTGTTTTCTGATCACCAAATTGCAgtgctgaatttttttttaaacgaGTGGATGAGACAAATCTCCACCAAAGCAAATGGTTATGAAACAAATGGGGTGCAAGGGGTGTCTTCAGATGCTTATGAATTTGGTTTACAG
This sequence is a window from Gossypium raimondii isolate GPD5lz chromosome 5, ASM2569854v1, whole genome shotgun sequence. Protein-coding genes within it:
- the LOC105768729 gene encoding BURP domain protein RD22 isoform X1; translated protein: MKVLSPILACLALAVVASHAALSPEQYWSYKLPNTPMPKAVKEILHPELMEEKRTSVNVGGGGVNVNTGKGKPGGGTHVNVGRKGVGVNTGKPGGGTHVNVGRKGVGVNTGKPGGGTHVNVGGKGVGVNTGKPGGGTHVNVGGKGGGVSVHTGHKGKPVNVNVSPFVYNYAASETQIHEDPNVALFFLEKDMHPGATMSLHFTENTEKSAFLPYQTAQKIPFSSDKLPEIFNKFSVKPGSLKAEMMKNTIKECEQPAIEGEEKYCATSLESMIDYSISKLGKVDQAVSTEVEKQTPTQQYTITAGVQKMTNGKAVVCHKQNYAYAVFYCHKSETTRAYMVPLEGADGTKAKAVAVCHTDTSAWNPKHLAFQVLKVEPGTIPVCHFLPRDHIVWVPK
- the LOC105768729 gene encoding BURP domain protein RD22 isoform X2 — encoded protein: MKVLSPILACLALAVVASHAALSPEQYWSYKLPNTPMPKAVKEILHPELMEEKRTSVNVGGGGVNVNTGKGKPGGGTHVNVGRKGVGVNTGKPGGGTHVNVGRKGVGVNTGKPGGGTHVNVGGKGGGVSVHTGHKGKPVNVNVSPFVYNYAASETQIHEDPNVALFFLEKDMHPGATMSLHFTENTEKSAFLPYQTAQKIPFSSDKLPEIFNKFSVKPGSLKAEMMKNTIKECEQPAIEGEEKYCATSLESMIDYSISKLGKVDQAVSTEVEKQTPTQQYTITAGVQKMTNGKAVVCHKQNYAYAVFYCHKSETTRAYMVPLEGADGTKAKAVAVCHTDTSAWNPKHLAFQVLKVEPGTIPVCHFLPRDHIVWVPK